The Limibacillus halophilus genome window below encodes:
- a CDS encoding ATP-binding protein, which produces MTSLAQAADQSGAKRVEVGRRTQKLWSLRGFAAALSLTLVLPGALIAYLAIDSYRNREIQRAFDQVDRIQTLIAEAHQQWATSGRDTLALIRNRVAGTDVETCSSILSDSASVILGFGTIIRADRDGIFECGSDGPVKPVDISDRDYFKEAVSTGKFAVGRYIFGRISQKPFLPMALPIFDEQNQISGLLITGKEPTWIEQRLSDRNLPEGTRVSIVDRSGKVFVRAGSITNAEADMSDDQMIVEMVETLDPVHMHQRADGTQWIMAHAAISSVAPDVFIVVEVPASSLLSSIRGDFLRWTGLILVIAVLAAVTVFYLIDHLLSQPLRDLGRSLTAVAKGKLAAPVALKSSFLEIDVLSRQVSLMIKSLLKRNKQNAEMTDVLVRSNSELEQFAQIASHDLQEPLRKISAFGSLIEKRYASALDEEGKQYLSFMIGGAIRSQALIQELLAYSRIGRELAPFDAIDLNEVLKAALADVEMAANEARAKIEVCELPTIIGNANLLGRLFQNLLMNSLKYRSKTRDLEIRITQETRDGEVTIAVSDNGIGFAQDQADNAFLPFRRLVGKSQADGTGMGLAICRKIVERHGGRISATAALEQGATFQIVLPLSQPYGVGEEANA; this is translated from the coding sequence GTGACCAGCCTGGCCCAAGCGGCGGATCAAAGTGGCGCCAAGCGCGTCGAGGTCGGGCGTCGAACACAGAAGCTTTGGTCATTGCGCGGTTTCGCGGCCGCCCTGTCGTTAACCCTGGTCCTGCCGGGTGCCTTGATCGCATATCTGGCGATCGACAGTTATCGAAACCGTGAAATACAGCGCGCCTTCGACCAGGTTGACCGCATTCAAACTCTGATCGCCGAGGCGCATCAGCAATGGGCCACATCGGGACGCGATACGCTGGCATTGATACGCAACCGGGTGGCGGGCACGGATGTTGAGACCTGCTCATCGATCCTCAGCGATTCCGCATCGGTCATCTTGGGATTCGGCACCATCATCCGTGCCGACCGGGACGGAATATTCGAGTGCGGATCGGACGGACCCGTAAAGCCAGTCGATATTTCCGACCGTGATTACTTCAAGGAAGCGGTAAGCACGGGCAAGTTTGCGGTTGGGCGGTACATTTTCGGTCGCATCAGCCAGAAACCATTTCTTCCTATGGCCCTGCCGATCTTTGACGAGCAGAACCAGATATCCGGTCTGCTGATTACCGGAAAGGAGCCGACCTGGATCGAACAACGTCTGTCCGATCGCAACCTGCCGGAGGGCACGAGGGTCTCCATCGTCGACAGAAGCGGGAAGGTGTTCGTCCGTGCGGGATCGATAACCAACGCCGAAGCGGATATGTCGGACGATCAGATGATCGTCGAAATGGTCGAAACGCTCGATCCCGTTCATATGCACCAACGTGCCGATGGCACCCAGTGGATCATGGCCCACGCCGCTATCAGTAGCGTGGCACCGGATGTCTTCATTGTCGTTGAAGTCCCGGCTTCATCGCTTCTGTCATCGATCCGCGGCGATTTTCTGCGCTGGACCGGGTTGATCCTGGTTATAGCCGTGCTTGCGGCGGTGACGGTGTTTTACCTCATTGATCATTTGCTGTCGCAGCCGCTGCGCGATCTTGGCCGGAGCTTGACCGCTGTGGCCAAAGGCAAGTTGGCAGCGCCGGTTGCTCTTAAATCGTCATTTCTCGAGATCGACGTTTTGTCCCGTCAAGTCAGCCTGATGATTAAATCGTTGCTGAAGCGAAATAAACAGAACGCGGAGATGACGGATGTCCTGGTGCGCTCGAACAGCGAACTCGAGCAATTCGCTCAGATCGCTTCCCACGACCTGCAAGAGCCGTTGCGGAAAATCTCGGCCTTCGGTTCCTTGATCGAAAAACGCTATGCTTCGGCGCTGGACGAAGAGGGCAAGCAGTACCTTTCCTTTATGATCGGCGGTGCGATCCGATCCCAGGCGTTGATACAAGAGCTGCTCGCTTACTCCCGTATCGGCCGTGAATTGGCGCCTTTCGATGCAATTGACCTGAACGAAGTGCTAAAGGCGGCTCTCGCCGATGTCGAAATGGCTGCGAACGAAGCGCGCGCCAAGATTGAGGTCTGCGAATTGCCTACAATTATCGGCAATGCGAACCTGTTGGGACGCCTGTTTCAGAATCTCCTCATGAACAGCTTAAAGTATCGTTCTAAAACCCGTGATCTGGAAATTAGGATTACCCAGGAAACCCGGGACGGAGAGGTAACCATAGCGGTGTCGGACAACGGAATAGGGTTTGCCCAGGATCAGGCAGATAACGCGTTCCTGCCGTTCAGGCGGCTCGTCGGCAAGTCTCAAGCAGACGGCACCGGCATGGGACTGGCGATCTGCCGCAAGATCGTCGAGCGCCATGGCGGGCGCATATCGGCCACGGCCGCGCTTGAACAGGGTGCGACCTTCCAAATCGTCCTGCCTTTGTCGCAGCCCTATGGAGTTGGGGAGGAGGCAAATGCTTGA
- a CDS encoding ribonuclease E/G: MSRVLISSLPGEVRMARCVDDRLTDLLIEYASNPSRLGNVYRARVTKRDRGLAAAFCDIGEEVSAFLPLEKDAALSEGDGVILRIVREAEGEKGPKAALYSEALPEGLSAQSAPCLLLRAADPVLALLQSAEAPDEIVVDDPAFHQRLRRLLTDRRPDLVAALTLYHGNAALFEAEALEEEVEALLRPEVRLPSGARLWIEPTHACVAIDLDSARQKSARAANREAAWEIARQVRLRNLSGLILIDFLDLQQRSAREELEGVLAQAFAEDPEPVQFHSVRASGLFTMTRRRSRLALHELVTAPCGTQGSGREYTPLSQAYRALRALQTAALDRPGDTAGLRVTPQVKQALEVEAAEALQSTNRRIGYEVMITPDKNSTGFDVTWEADR, from the coding sequence ATGAGCCGCGTCCTGATATCCAGCCTGCCGGGCGAAGTTCGCATGGCTAGGTGCGTGGATGACAGGCTGACCGATCTGCTGATCGAATATGCTTCCAATCCCTCGCGCCTCGGCAATGTTTATCGTGCACGGGTGACCAAGCGGGATCGTGGTTTGGCCGCGGCCTTTTGTGATATTGGCGAGGAAGTTTCGGCTTTCCTGCCGTTGGAGAAGGATGCAGCCCTCTCCGAAGGTGATGGCGTGATCCTCCGGATTGTAAGGGAGGCGGAAGGCGAAAAGGGGCCGAAGGCGGCGCTCTACAGCGAGGCGTTGCCGGAAGGCCTGTCAGCGCAGTCGGCGCCTTGCCTGTTGTTGCGTGCCGCAGACCCGGTCCTGGCTCTGCTCCAAAGCGCCGAGGCACCAGATGAGATCGTCGTCGATGACCCGGCATTTCACCAGCGGCTGAGACGGCTGCTAACCGACCGGCGGCCAGACTTGGTGGCGGCCTTGACGCTCTATCACGGAAACGCGGCGCTCTTCGAAGCCGAAGCGCTGGAAGAGGAGGTGGAGGCGCTTTTGCGGCCGGAAGTGCGTCTGCCTTCGGGTGCACGGCTCTGGATCGAACCGACACATGCTTGCGTCGCCATCGATTTGGATAGCGCGCGGCAAAAATCTGCCCGCGCGGCCAATCGGGAGGCGGCCTGGGAAATCGCACGACAGGTGCGTCTGCGCAATCTTTCCGGCCTGATCCTCATCGACTTTCTCGATCTTCAGCAACGCAGCGCACGTGAAGAGTTGGAGGGCGTTCTGGCGCAGGCATTTGCGGAGGATCCCGAGCCGGTGCAGTTCCATTCAGTCCGGGCGTCCGGTCTCTTCACCATGACGCGCAGGCGCAGCCGTCTGGCGTTGCATGAGCTCGTTACCGCACCTTGCGGCACGCAGGGCAGCGGCCGAGAATACACGCCCTTGAGCCAGGCTTACCGCGCTTTACGCGCCCTTCAAACTGCGGCCCTGGATCGACCGGGCGACACCGCAGGCTTGCGCGTGACACCGCAGGTGAAGCAGGCTTTGGAGGTGGAGGCTGCTGAGGCACTTCAATCGACCAACCGTCGGATCGGCTATGAAGTTATGATAACGCCGGACAAAAATTCGACCGGGTTCGACGTAACATGGGAGGCGGACCGATGA
- the infA gene encoding translation initiation factor IF-1 — protein sequence MAKEDLIEFQGTVVELLPNAMFRVKLDNDHEVLAHTAGKMRKHRIRVLAGDRVNVEMTPYDLTKGRITFRFK from the coding sequence ATGGCGAAGGAAGATCTGATCGAATTTCAGGGGACTGTCGTTGAGCTGCTGCCCAACGCCATGTTTCGCGTGAAGCTGGATAATGACCATGAGGTCCTGGCCCACACGGCGGGCAAAATGCGCAAGCACCGCATCCGCGTGCTGGCCGGTGACCGGGTAAATGTCGAAATGACCCCCTATGATCTGACGAAGGGGCGGATAACCTTCCGCTTCAAGTAA
- a CDS encoding S1C family serine protease gives MNLRHLCLLLLLLPSALVFGLKTTVAFEDRFLNSVVSVLPTWPQNAGQQRLEEPEGSGFAYASGGIVATAWHVVGQATAIRVRLADGRQFPAEVIAGDPLSDIALLRVPVDLPVPERAAPPPLGAKVCAVGNAFGLDLSVTCGVLSASGRTGIGFNVVEDFLQTDAAVNPGASGGALFDEQGRLIGLLSAIFTKESDANIGVNFAVSVALLERVAEELLGNGKVRYRSLGLKAEAEITGDGMPALRIVGLLPDGPAAKAGLQAGDRLLAAAGQPLRSEAALLRAVQLLSGGEVLSLVFLRDGERRDLQVSFP, from the coding sequence ATGAACCTGCGCCACCTATGCCTGCTTCTGTTACTGCTGCCCAGCGCTCTGGTTTTTGGACTTAAAACCACGGTTGCTTTTGAAGACCGTTTCTTGAATTCGGTGGTCAGTGTCCTGCCGACATGGCCGCAAAACGCGGGGCAGCAGCGCCTGGAGGAGCCCGAAGGCAGCGGGTTTGCCTATGCCAGTGGTGGCATTGTCGCCACGGCTTGGCATGTTGTCGGACAGGCGACGGCTATTCGCGTGCGGTTGGCCGACGGGCGGCAGTTTCCAGCGGAGGTGATTGCGGGCGATCCTTTGAGCGATATCGCGCTGCTGCGGGTGCCGGTCGACCTGCCGGTGCCCGAACGAGCCGCGCCGCCGCCGTTGGGAGCCAAGGTCTGCGCGGTGGGAAATGCTTTCGGTCTTGATTTGTCGGTAACCTGCGGCGTCCTGTCGGCGAGCGGTCGGACCGGGATAGGTTTCAACGTGGTGGAGGATTTTCTGCAGACCGATGCCGCCGTCAATCCGGGCGCGTCGGGCGGCGCATTGTTCGATGAACAGGGTCGATTGATCGGCCTGCTCTCGGCGATTTTCACCAAGGAATCGGATGCCAACATCGGCGTGAATTTTGCGGTTTCCGTGGCCTTGCTGGAGCGCGTGGCCGAAGAACTGTTGGGCAACGGCAAGGTGCGTTACCGGAGCCTTGGCTTAAAGGCCGAGGCGGAAATTACCGGCGATGGAATGCCGGCTTTGAGGATTGTCGGTTTGTTGCCGGACGGCCCCGCCGCGAAAGCAGGCTTGCAAGCCGGGGATCGGCTGTTGGCCGCCGCTGGCCAGCCGCTTCGCAGTGAAGCCGCGTTGTTGCGCGCGGTGCAATTGCTTTCCGGCGGCGAGGTTCTGTCATTGGTCTTTTTGCGTGATGGGGAACGCCGCGACCTGCAGGTTTCCTTCCCCTGA
- a CDS encoding ornithine cyclodeaminase family protein — protein sequence MSALLLTRLDVAGLMGPADYLSAVETAFRLSKHGKALSPPPMHIPGLDGGFHAKGAALLNERQVVALKLNGNFPGNSRLQLPTIQGVVLLCDARNGMLLAIIDSIEITLQRTAAASALAAKYLARADASALAVCGCGAQSRAQAIALAAVCGFHRGAAWDADYRKAEVFSAEMSKVLGIPFEPLPDLRSATRGADVIVTCTTAQMPFLTEADVSPGAFIAAVGADNPDKSEIAPSLMARAKVVVDNLDQCLEMGDLHHAIAAGVMTAAAVHGDLGDIVTGRIPGRAGSKEVFLFDSTGTAIQDVASAVRVYEKAVAAGIGTPFAFAAP from the coding sequence ATGAGCGCGCTGCTCCTTACCCGTTTGGATGTGGCCGGGCTGATGGGGCCTGCCGATTATCTCAGCGCAGTCGAAACTGCCTTTCGGTTGAGCAAACACGGCAAGGCGCTGTCCCCGCCGCCGATGCACATACCCGGTTTAGACGGCGGTTTTCATGCGAAAGGTGCCGCACTCTTGAATGAACGGCAGGTTGTGGCGTTGAAACTCAACGGCAATTTTCCCGGCAATTCGCGGCTTCAATTGCCCACGATCCAAGGCGTGGTTCTGCTCTGCGATGCCAGGAACGGTATGCTGCTGGCGATAATCGATTCGATTGAGATCACATTGCAGCGAACGGCAGCCGCGAGTGCACTTGCCGCAAAGTATCTCGCTAGAGCGGACGCGTCGGCACTCGCCGTTTGCGGCTGTGGCGCGCAATCCCGCGCACAGGCCATTGCGTTGGCTGCGGTTTGCGGATTCCATCGCGGCGCTGCTTGGGACGCCGATTATCGGAAGGCCGAAGTATTTTCGGCGGAAATGAGCAAAGTTCTCGGCATCCCGTTTGAACCGCTCCCAGATCTACGTAGTGCCACGCGCGGGGCCGATGTGATCGTGACCTGCACCACCGCGCAGATGCCATTTTTAACTGAGGCCGACGTCTCGCCTGGTGCGTTCATTGCCGCGGTAGGTGCCGACAACCCCGATAAAAGCGAGATTGCTCCATCGCTCATGGCACGCGCTAAGGTCGTCGTCGACAACCTGGATCAATGCCTGGAAATGGGCGATCTGCACCATGCGATCGCGGCGGGCGTGATGACGGCCGCTGCAGTACATGGCGACCTTGGGGATATTGTTACCGGTCGGATACCGGGGCGAGCGGGTTCTAAGGAAGTCTTCCTGTTCGACTCAACCGGGACGGCAATCCAGGACGTAGCCAGTGCAGTACGCGTTTACGAGAAAGCCGTCGCTGCCGGAATCGGGACGCCCTTTGCGTTCGCGGCTCCTTGA
- a CDS encoding UPF0262 family protein, with protein sequence MGKACHRITDIKLDEKSVVRRTADVEHERAVAIYDLLEDNHFAPTSGVDGPFRLTLRLEEDRLIFDIGDEADALLESIAMSVKPFRRVIKDYFDVCESYFEAIKTATPSRIEAIDMGRRGLHNEGSEVLRERLGDRVEIDFNTARRLFTLLCVLHIRG encoded by the coding sequence ATGGGGAAAGCCTGTCACCGAATCACGGATATCAAGCTCGACGAGAAATCGGTCGTGCGCCGCACCGCCGACGTAGAGCATGAACGGGCAGTGGCCATCTATGATCTGCTGGAGGATAACCACTTCGCGCCGACCAGCGGTGTTGACGGGCCGTTCCGGCTGACGCTTCGCCTGGAGGAAGACCGGCTTATATTCGATATCGGCGACGAAGCGGATGCCTTGCTTGAAAGCATCGCCATGTCGGTGAAGCCCTTCCGCAGGGTCATCAAGGATTACTTCGACGTTTGCGAAAGCTATTTCGAGGCTATCAAGACCGCGACACCGTCGCGGATCGAGGCCATCGATATGGGGCGGCGCGGCCTGCACAACGAAGGATCGGAGGTTCTAAGAGAACGGCTCGGCGATCGTGTGGAAATCGATTTCAACACCGCGCGACGCCTCTTCACGCTGCTTTGCGTATTGCATATCAGGGGTTGA
- a CDS encoding DNA gyrase inhibitor YacG, with protein MNDKAPQVVPLPQARRSKGGCPICRRAPTTEHRPFCSARCAEIDLGRWFTGAYRVPTDEPPLSGDDGTYGDGGVDGEGDDE; from the coding sequence ATGAACGACAAGGCCCCGCAGGTGGTACCTTTACCACAAGCGCGGCGTAGCAAAGGTGGCTGTCCGATTTGCCGCCGCGCGCCCACGACCGAGCATCGCCCTTTCTGTTCGGCCCGTTGCGCGGAGATAGACTTGGGGCGGTGGTTTACCGGGGCCTACAGGGTGCCGACCGACGAGCCGCCCTTGTCCGGGGATGACGGCACCTATGGAGATGGAGGAGTGGACGGCGAGGGAGACGACGAATGA
- the hisG gene encoding ATP phosphoribosyltransferase, which yields MRAVSTQEGLVVALPKGRILKEILPLLKRAGIEPEAAFHDEHARQLRFTTNHPGLDLVRVRSFDVATFVAFGGAQLGVAGSDVLMEFDYPEIYAPVDLNVGHCRLSVAEPKALADSDDPSRWSHVRIATKYPEVTKRHFAARGVQAEVIKLSGAMELAPSLGLCRRIVDLVSTGSTLKANDLVEIEHIAEISSRLIVNRAALKTRPEAVGRWIDIFQEVVDAG from the coding sequence ATGCGAGCGGTGAGCACGCAAGAAGGCCTTGTTGTGGCCTTGCCGAAAGGACGAATTCTCAAGGAGATACTGCCGCTGTTGAAGCGCGCGGGGATCGAGCCGGAGGCTGCCTTTCACGACGAACATGCGCGCCAGCTTCGTTTCACCACCAACCATCCGGGCTTGGACCTCGTGCGCGTGCGCAGTTTCGATGTGGCGACCTTTGTTGCCTTCGGCGGCGCACAGCTTGGCGTTGCCGGGTCCGATGTGCTGATGGAGTTCGACTACCCGGAAATCTATGCGCCGGTCGATTTGAACGTCGGACACTGCCGTCTTTCGGTCGCCGAACCCAAGGCACTGGCCGATAGCGACGATCCATCGCGTTGGAGCCACGTGCGCATCGCAACAAAGTATCCTGAGGTCACCAAGCGGCACTTCGCCGCGCGCGGTGTCCAGGCAGAGGTCATCAAGCTGTCCGGTGCGATGGAACTGGCGCCCAGTTTGGGGCTATGCCGCCGCATCGTCGACTTGGTCTCGACCGGCAGCACTCTGAAGGCAAACGATCTGGTGGAGATTGAACATATTGCCGAGATCAGCTCGCGGCTGATCGTCAACCGCGCAGCGCTCAAGACAAGGCCTGAAGCGGTCGGCCGCTGGATCGATATCTTCCAGGAGGTAGTCGATGCCGGTTAA
- a CDS encoding GGDEF domain-containing protein — protein sequence MISATSISADDSKPLRIALVDDDIEDKVLVESTLRSIADFEYELIWISDTERADLLLLRAAPDVCLLDYWLGGSTGLDVMERLKIKELDFPVLLLTGTHDRAVDLEAMNRGVFDYLVKGEITPALLERSIRYALHRHQLEQQVRDLSLRDPLTGLSNRRFFEEALVYAARRSARRDRSFHVIVIDVDQFKQINDKHGHAAGDKVLIEVGERLRRQVRATDVVARIGGDEFAVILEEGEQHLNLTEALDRMRNEMQFSLTLSDGGQPLAINVSIGLASSLQAEESPSGVVARADRAMYEAKRLRKIAS from the coding sequence ATGATCAGTGCGACATCCATATCCGCCGACGATTCCAAGCCGCTCCGCATTGCGTTGGTGGATGATGATATCGAAGACAAGGTGCTTGTTGAGTCGACGCTGCGTTCAATTGCCGACTTCGAGTATGAGTTGATCTGGATTTCCGATACCGAGCGCGCCGACCTTCTGTTGCTGCGTGCGGCGCCGGATGTTTGTTTGCTCGACTATTGGCTGGGCGGCAGCACCGGCCTGGATGTTATGGAGCGCTTGAAAATCAAGGAGCTTGACTTCCCGGTCTTGTTACTGACGGGGACCCATGACCGCGCGGTCGACCTGGAAGCCATGAACCGGGGTGTCTTCGACTATCTGGTAAAGGGTGAAATCACCCCGGCTTTGCTAGAGCGTTCCATTCGTTACGCCTTGCATAGGCATCAGCTTGAACAGCAGGTCCGCGATCTTTCCCTGCGGGATCCCTTGACCGGGCTATCCAATCGCCGGTTCTTCGAAGAAGCGCTTGTCTACGCGGCGAGGCGCTCGGCCAGGCGCGATCGCAGTTTCCATGTGATCGTCATAGACGTCGATCAGTTCAAGCAGATCAACGACAAGCACGGTCATGCGGCTGGCGATAAGGTTTTGATCGAGGTTGGCGAGCGCCTGCGGCGCCAGGTTCGCGCCACCGACGTGGTTGCGCGTATTGGCGGTGATGAGTTTGCCGTCATCTTGGAGGAGGGCGAGCAGCATCTGAACCTCACCGAAGCGTTGGATCGGATGCGGAACGAGATGCAGTTTTCGCTGACGCTTTCCGACGGCGGCCAGCCCCTTGCGATAAACGTCAGCATCGGTCTCGCAAGCAGCCTTCAGGCCGAGGAAAGCCCCAGCGGGGTCGTTGCCCGTGCGGACCGTGCCATGTATGAAGCCAAGCGCTTGCGAAAGATCGCTTCGTGA
- a CDS encoding response regulator: MLEPGNLLTIIMVDDDAEDAMLTKAAIEASGQKVDFHHIGSGIDLFEKLTARLEESAVCGALILLDLNMPVMDGREVLQKLRGHERFSKVPVIVVSTSSAKSDIDSCYAAGANAFVTKPVSFDRMVEAMESISRFWGDTARIPE; this comes from the coding sequence ATGCTTGAGCCAGGCAACCTCTTGACCATAATCATGGTTGATGACGATGCCGAGGATGCGATGCTTACCAAGGCCGCGATCGAGGCGTCGGGGCAGAAGGTCGACTTTCATCACATAGGGTCCGGGATTGATCTGTTCGAGAAGCTGACGGCTCGATTGGAGGAATCGGCGGTCTGCGGTGCGCTGATCCTGCTTGATCTCAATATGCCGGTCATGGACGGTCGGGAAGTACTGCAAAAATTGCGCGGTCATGAACGCTTCAGTAAGGTGCCGGTCATTGTCGTCAGCACATCTTCGGCAAAGAGCGACATCGATAGCTGTTACGCAGCGGGTGCCAACGCCTTCGTCACCAAGCCGGTCTCCTTTGACCGGATGGTGGAAGCCATGGAATCGATAAGCCGTTTCTGGGGCGATACCGCGCGTATCCCGGAGTGA
- a CDS encoding Maf family protein, with the protein MTASTRKAQLVLASASPRRLDLLRQVGIVPDQVDPAEIDEAVLPRELPPVYARRVAWAKLDAVCQRHSGAYVLAADTVVALGRRILPKAETEDQARRCLEMLSGSRHKVLGAVVLQGPDGTRVQRLAETAVRFKRLSDSEIASYLAGDEWRGKAGGYAIQGRAAAFIPWINGSYPNVVGLPILETLLLLKGLGYQP; encoded by the coding sequence ATGACGGCGTCTACCCGCAAGGCCCAACTGGTGTTGGCATCGGCCTCGCCGCGACGCCTGGACCTCCTCCGACAAGTAGGCATCGTGCCGGATCAGGTTGATCCGGCTGAGATCGATGAGGCCGTGCTGCCGCGTGAGCTGCCGCCCGTCTATGCCCGCCGCGTCGCTTGGGCAAAGCTGGATGCGGTCTGCCAGCGGCATTCCGGCGCTTATGTTCTGGCCGCCGATACCGTGGTGGCCCTGGGTCGGCGAATTCTGCCGAAAGCGGAGACCGAAGACCAGGCGCGGCGTTGCTTGGAGATGCTGTCGGGCAGCCGACACAAGGTACTGGGCGCGGTGGTTCTTCAAGGACCGGACGGCACCCGCGTGCAGCGACTCGCCGAGACGGCCGTGCGCTTTAAACGCTTGAGCGATAGCGAGATCGCCAGTTATCTGGCCGGTGATGAGTGGCGCGGCAAGGCAGGCGGTTATGCCATTCAGGGGCGGGCTGCGGCTTTCATCCCCTGGATCAACGGTTCGTATCCCAATGTAGTCGGTCTGCCGATCCTGGAAACGCTGCTGCTGTTGAAGGGGCTCGGATACCAGCCATGA
- the hisD gene encoding histidinol dehydrogenase produces MPVKLNSSDSDFAATFEAFLGLKREIDENVDRAVAEILEAVRTKGDAAVIAYTEQFDRLTLTPSTLQIEEAAFDAAAQEVSATTLEALKVAAARIEDFHARQRPTDLSYRDAEGNLLGYRWTPVDAVGLYVPGGTAAYPSSVLMNALPAKVAGVERRVMVVPSPDGKINPLVLVAARLAGITEAYRIGGAQAVGALAFGTHTIAAVDKIVGPGNAYVAAAKRRVFGKVGIDSIAGPSEILVVADGDNDPRWIAADLLSQAEHDTAAQSILITDDAAFAEAVEAAVVALLKRLPRSAIAQQSWNDYGAIIVVGALTDAPALVNHIAPEHLELAVADPEGMAAMVRHAGAIFLGRHTPEAIGDYLAGPNHVLPTSRTARFSSGLSVLDFMKRSSLIGCTAEGLRAIGPAAVLLAEAEGLDAHALSVAIRLANADAAQ; encoded by the coding sequence ATGCCGGTTAAACTCAACAGCAGTGACAGTGATTTTGCAGCAACGTTCGAAGCGTTTCTGGGGCTTAAACGCGAGATCGACGAAAATGTCGACCGAGCCGTCGCGGAGATACTGGAGGCTGTTCGAACTAAAGGTGACGCCGCTGTCATAGCCTACACGGAACAGTTTGATCGCCTGACCTTGACGCCGTCGACGCTGCAGATCGAGGAGGCCGCCTTTGACGCGGCGGCGCAGGAGGTTTCCGCGACAACGCTGGAGGCGCTCAAAGTCGCCGCGGCGCGTATTGAGGACTTTCATGCCCGCCAGCGGCCGACGGACCTCAGTTATCGCGATGCTGAGGGAAACCTCCTCGGTTACCGGTGGACGCCGGTCGATGCGGTGGGCCTTTATGTACCGGGCGGAACGGCGGCCTATCCTTCTTCGGTGCTGATGAATGCCTTGCCCGCCAAGGTGGCCGGCGTCGAGCGGCGCGTCATGGTGGTGCCGTCGCCGGACGGCAAGATCAACCCCTTGGTATTGGTGGCTGCGCGCCTGGCGGGGATCACGGAAGCTTATCGGATCGGCGGTGCCCAGGCGGTCGGGGCGCTTGCCTTTGGCACGCATACTATCGCCGCGGTCGATAAGATCGTCGGGCCGGGCAACGCTTATGTCGCTGCCGCGAAGCGTCGGGTCTTCGGCAAGGTCGGCATCGATTCCATTGCCGGGCCGTCCGAGATTCTGGTTGTCGCCGATGGCGACAACGATCCGCGCTGGATCGCCGCCGACCTGTTGAGCCAAGCCGAACACGATACCGCCGCCCAGTCCATTCTGATAACCGATGATGCCGCCTTCGCCGAGGCGGTCGAAGCGGCGGTCGTCGCTTTGCTGAAGCGCTTGCCGCGTAGCGCCATAGCGCAGCAAAGCTGGAATGATTACGGCGCGATCATTGTCGTCGGGGCCTTGACCGATGCGCCTGCGTTGGTAAACCACATCGCGCCCGAACACCTGGAACTGGCGGTGGCCGATCCGGAGGGAATGGCTGCCATGGTTCGCCATGCGGGCGCGATCTTCCTCGGACGCCATACGCCTGAGGCAATCGGCGACTATCTGGCGGGCCCCAATCACGTGCTGCCGACGTCGCGCACGGCGCGTTTTTCCTCCGGCCTTTCCGTTCTTGATTTCATGAAGCGTTCGTCGCTGATTGGCTGTACAGCGGAGGGTTTGCGCGCCATCGGTCCCGCTGCGGTTTTGCTGGCGGAAGCAGAAGGTCTCGATGCCCACGCACTCTCGGTCGCCATCCGTCTGGCGAATGCGGACGCCGCGCAGTAG
- a CDS encoding arsenate reductase ArsC, translated as MTDHLPEAVLFACTRNSIRSPMAEGLLKHLLGHRIYVDSAGVHDGEVDGFAIAAMDEIGIDLSRHRSKTFDQLQDSSFDLIISLSPEAQHRAVEMTRTMACDVEFWNTFDPSLVEGKREERLDAFRKVRDDLMERIKKRFTLDLKPVV; from the coding sequence GTGACCGATCACCTGCCGGAGGCCGTCCTCTTCGCCTGCACCCGCAATTCAATCCGCTCGCCGATGGCTGAGGGTCTGCTCAAGCATCTGCTGGGGCACCGGATCTACGTCGATTCCGCCGGCGTCCACGACGGAGAAGTTGATGGCTTTGCCATCGCGGCGATGGACGAGATCGGAATTGATCTTTCCAGGCACCGCAGCAAAACCTTCGACCAACTCCAGGACAGCTCTTTCGATCTCATTATTTCCCTGTCGCCGGAGGCCCAGCACCGGGCGGTCGAAATGACGAGAACCATGGCCTGCGACGTCGAATTCTGGAACACTTTCGACCCCTCTTTGGTCGAGGGTAAAAGAGAGGAGCGCCTGGATGCCTTTCGTAAGGTCCGCGACGACCTGATGGAACGCATCAAGAAGCGCTTCACGCTGGATCTCAAACCGGTGGTGTGA